From the Alphaproteobacteria bacterium genome, one window contains:
- a CDS encoding epimerase translates to MFPESFADEDHLEDFMSTPSQALIDDLAELDGDIAVLGCGGKMGVTLARMVKRAAPDKRVLGVSRFSEPGLEQKMASWGVETQACDLLQRDEVAAIPKLPNIIYMAGKKFGTEGAESFTWAMNTFVPGLVGEAFPESRIVAFSTILVYPYSNVHHQGSVEGDPPYATSGEYANSCVGRERTFEYYSRTNGNPVRNIRLAYSIDMRYGVLHEVAGQVFRGEAIDITTGSVNVIWQGDANSQIVRTLRHCTSPATPLIVSGPETISIRALAHSFGRRLGKEPKFTGAEAETCCLVNAGHSADLFGYPMVPLERMVTWIADWVSGDKPSWNKPCHYEVRDGVF, encoded by the coding sequence ATGTTCCCCGAGAGCTTTGCCGACGAGGACCATCTCGAAGATTTCATGTCGACGCCCTCGCAGGCCCTGATCGACGACCTGGCGGAACTGGACGGCGACATCGCCGTGCTGGGCTGCGGCGGCAAGATGGGGGTGACGCTGGCCCGCATGGTCAAGCGCGCGGCGCCCGACAAAAGGGTTCTTGGCGTCTCGCGCTTCAGCGAGCCGGGCCTGGAGCAGAAGATGGCGTCCTGGGGTGTCGAGACGCAGGCCTGCGATCTTTTGCAGCGCGATGAAGTGGCGGCCATCCCCAAACTGCCCAACATCATCTACATGGCGGGCAAGAAGTTCGGCACCGAAGGCGCCGAATCCTTCACCTGGGCCATGAACACCTTCGTGCCGGGGCTGGTCGGCGAGGCTTTTCCCGAGAGCCGCATCGTCGCCTTCTCGACCATCCTGGTCTACCCCTACTCCAACGTCCACCACCAGGGCTCGGTCGAGGGCGACCCGCCCTATGCCACATCGGGCGAATACGCCAACTCCTGCGTCGGCCGCGAACGCACCTTCGAATACTATTCCCGCACCAACGGCAACCCAGTGCGCAACATCCGCCTGGCCTACTCCATCGACATGCGCTACGGCGTGCTGCACGAGGTCGCCGGCCAGGTCTTCCGTGGCGAGGCCATCGACATCACCACCGGCAGCGTCAACGTGATCTGGCAGGGCGATGCCAATTCGCAGATCGTGCGCACGCTGCGCCACTGCACCAGCCCGGCCACGCCGCTGATCGTCTCGGGCCCCGAGACCATCAGCATCCGGGCCCTGGCCCATTCCTTCGGTCGCCGCCTGGGCAAGGAGCCCAAGTTCACGGGAGCCGAGGCCGAGACCTGCTGCCTGGTCAACGCCGGCCACTCCGCCGACCTCTTCGGCTATCCCATGGTGCCGCTGGAACGCATGGTGACCTGGATCGCCGACTGGGTGTCGGGCGACAAGCCGAGCTGGAACAAGCCCTGCCACTACGAGGTGCGCGACGGGGTTTTTTGA
- a CDS encoding ABC transporter substrate-binding protein → MAYLLRSAAAAAVVFAFAAGSAGSAGAATEVNFILNWIAGGDHAPYYYAQSQGWYAKAGIDLNIEQGKGSGFSAQRTGIGKSQIGLADMPPVFAAIAKGGKMVAVYNVYANSPYGFYWLKSKGISGPKDFAGRKIGNPPWDAARQMWPAFATNVGIGVKSVTWVNIKPNAKLAALLSGSIDVTTSFYNIHHIFQAKLGADMGYVSGKAHGVNPYGNSIIANGKFLAGNRAAVAAFVKVTQKAFHACATNAAPCIQALVKANKGLKAANETANWGLVKELMTDEISTGVGLGYMDPGRMAKSYEIFKSYLAKPFDVTQHYSNEFIDKSVKLPK, encoded by the coding sequence ATGGCTTATCTGCTGAGGAGCGCAGCGGCGGCTGCGGTCGTTTTTGCGTTTGCGGCCGGCTCGGCCGGCAGCGCCGGCGCGGCCACCGAGGTCAACTTCATTCTCAACTGGATCGCCGGTGGCGACCACGCGCCCTACTACTATGCCCAGAGCCAGGGCTGGTACGCCAAGGCCGGCATCGATCTCAACATCGAGCAGGGCAAGGGCTCGGGCTTCTCGGCCCAGCGCACCGGCATCGGCAAATCCCAGATCGGTCTCGCCGACATGCCGCCGGTCTTCGCCGCCATCGCCAAGGGCGGCAAGATGGTGGCCGTCTACAACGTCTACGCCAACTCGCCCTACGGCTTTTATTGGCTCAAATCGAAGGGCATCTCGGGGCCCAAGGATTTCGCCGGGCGCAAGATCGGCAACCCGCCCTGGGACGCGGCCCGCCAGATGTGGCCGGCCTTCGCCACCAACGTCGGCATCGGCGTGAAATCGGTAACCTGGGTCAACATCAAGCCCAACGCCAAGCTGGCGGCGCTGCTTTCGGGCTCGATCGACGTCACCACGTCCTTTTACAACATCCACCACATCTTCCAGGCCAAGCTGGGCGCCGACATGGGTTACGTCTCGGGCAAGGCCCACGGCGTCAACCCCTACGGCAACTCGATCATCGCCAACGGCAAATTCCTGGCCGGCAACCGGGCCGCCGTGGCCGCCTTCGTCAAGGTGACGCAGAAGGCCTTCCACGCCTGCGCCACCAACGCGGCGCCCTGCATCCAGGCCCTGGTGAAGGCCAACAAGGGCCTGAAAGCCGCCAACGAGACCGCCAACTGGGGTCTGGTCAAGGAGCTCATGACCGACGAAATCTCGACCGGCGTGGGGCTCGGCTACATGGACCCCGGCCGTATGGCCAAGTCCTACGAGATCTTCAAGTCCTACCTGGCCAAGCCCTTCGACGTGACCCAGCACTACTCGAACGAATTCATCGACAAGAGCGTCAAGCTGCCCAAGTAG
- a CDS encoding dihydrodipicolinate synthase family protein, translating to MPLHRTDLDPESLALLRRGAVIPAHPLALDAGRDLDTRRQRALSRYYLDAGAGGLAVGVHTTQFEIRERGLYEPVLELAAETAADWCRRPLFLVAGLVGLTDQAVDEARTAVALGYQAGLLSLAAWRGAGEDEIVAHCARVAEEIPLVGFYLQPAVGGVLLAPSFWRRFAAIDNVVAIKIAPFNRYRTLDVVRGVIEAEAQDRITLYTGNDDRIVLDLLAPFRLRHQGREVEVRIRGGLLGHWSVWVQNAVRLLERAQAAVAAGPLDPELLALDSQVTDCNAAFFDVANDFRGCIAGCHEVLRRQGLLAGTWCLDADEGLSPGQAAEIDRVLAAYPHLNDDDFVAANLERWLASPGQTL from the coding sequence ATGCCGCTCCATCGCACCGACCTTGATCCCGAGAGCCTGGCCCTGTTGCGCCGGGGCGCCGTGATTCCGGCCCATCCCCTGGCGCTCGATGCCGGCCGCGACCTCGATACCCGGCGCCAGCGGGCGCTCAGCCGCTATTATCTCGATGCCGGGGCCGGCGGCCTGGCGGTGGGCGTTCATACCACGCAGTTCGAGATCCGTGAGCGCGGGCTTTATGAACCGGTGCTGGAGTTGGCGGCCGAAACGGCGGCGGATTGGTGCCGCCGGCCGCTGTTTCTGGTGGCCGGCCTGGTTGGGCTTACCGACCAGGCGGTAGATGAGGCTCGGACGGCCGTGGCGCTGGGCTACCAGGCCGGCCTCTTGAGCCTGGCGGCCTGGCGGGGCGCCGGCGAGGACGAGATCGTGGCCCATTGCGCCCGCGTCGCCGAGGAGATCCCGCTGGTCGGGTTCTATCTCCAGCCGGCGGTGGGGGGCGTGCTGTTGGCGCCCTCGTTCTGGCGCCGCTTCGCCGCCATCGACAACGTCGTGGCCATCAAGATCGCGCCCTTCAACCGCTACCGCACGCTGGACGTGGTGCGCGGGGTGATCGAGGCCGAGGCGCAGGATCGCATTACGCTGTACACCGGCAACGACGACCGCATCGTGCTCGACCTGTTGGCGCCTTTCCGCCTCAGGCACCAGGGCCGCGAGGTCGAGGTGCGCATCCGGGGCGGTCTGCTGGGCCATTGGAGCGTCTGGGTACAAAACGCCGTGCGTTTGCTCGAACGCGCCCAGGCCGCCGTTGCCGCCGGGCCGCTGGATCCCGAACTCCTGGCGCTGGACAGCCAGGTCACCGACTGCAACGCCGCCTTTTTCGACGTGGCCAACGATTTCCGCGGCTGCATCGCCGGCTGCCACGAGGTGCTCAGGCGCCAGGGCTTGCTGGCCGGCACCTGGTGCCTCGATGCGGACGAGGGCCTGAGCCCTGGCCAGGCGGCCGAGATCGACCGCGTGCTGGCGGCCTATCCGCACCTCAATGACGACGACTTCGTGGCCGCCAACCTGGAACGCTGGCTGGCCTCGCCTGGCCAAACCCTCTAA
- a CDS encoding TetR/AcrR family transcriptional regulator — MQAVNKIPGRRGGGRAGSRRQPEKTRQQILKAALVEFSQKGLGGARVDAIANRADVNKRMIYHYFGNKDELFSAVLIHVYEAFRQYDASLTVADLDPVEAMRKLVDYTFTYVLENRHLVALLNSANLHGGRHLQNSTRIRELYSPLIDMIAALLLRGERSGIFRTGIDPVNLYISIASLAYFYFSNIHTLSAVFGRDLEDPAMIESQRHHVVELVLVSLRSGDSN; from the coding sequence ATGCAGGCTGTCAACAAGATACCGGGGCGACGCGGCGGCGGCAGGGCCGGCTCACGGCGCCAGCCCGAAAAAACCCGCCAGCAGATCCTCAAGGCGGCCCTGGTGGAGTTCTCGCAAAAGGGCCTGGGCGGTGCCCGCGTCGATGCCATCGCCAACCGCGCCGACGTCAACAAGCGCATGATCTATCACTACTTCGGCAACAAGGACGAGCTCTTCAGCGCCGTCCTGATTCACGTCTACGAGGCCTTCCGGCAATATGACGCGAGCCTCACGGTGGCCGATTTGGATCCCGTCGAGGCCATGCGCAAGCTGGTCGACTACACTTTTACCTACGTGCTGGAGAATCGCCATTTGGTGGCGCTGCTCAACAGCGCCAACCTGCACGGCGGGCGGCACTTGCAGAATTCGACCCGCATCCGTGAGCTCTATTCGCCGCTGATCGACATGATCGCGGCGCTGCTGCTGCGCGGCGAGCGTAGCGGCATCTTCCGCACCGGCATCGACCCGGTGAACCTATACATCTCAATCGCCAGTCTGGCGTATTTCTATTTCTCCAACATCCACACCCTCTCGGCCGTTTTCGGCCGCGACCTGGAGGATCCGGCGATGATCGAAAGCCAGCGCCACCACGTCGTTGAACTGGTGCTCGTTTCGCTGCGCTCGGGCGATAGTAACTAA
- a CDS encoding dihydrodipicolinate synthase family protein: MGQHKSDIPAEVMEVLWQGCVIPAHPLALDAERQVDFRRQRALSRYYLDAGVGGLAVGVHTTQFAIRDHRLYEPVLGCAAETVADWAQRPVLMVAGLTGRSEQAVGEARSAVRLGYHAGLLSLAAWKDVPEPEIIEHCKRVAEEIPLFGFYLLTECGGIPLSADFWRRFAEIDNVIAIKIAPFDRYGTLDVVRGVVEAGAEDRIALYTGNDDHIVADLLTPFTLKRGNESVTVRIRGGLLGHWAFWTKSAVEMLARIHTAVDSGAIDPEVLALDAMVTEANGGIYDAPHEFASCVPGVAEVLRRQGLLETTLCLNPDEVLAPGQLAEIDRVLASYPELGDDAFVAANLERWLGEGDEVLRATGTGD; the protein is encoded by the coding sequence ATGGGCCAGCACAAATCGGATATTCCCGCCGAGGTCATGGAGGTGTTGTGGCAAGGCTGCGTCATTCCGGCCCATCCCCTGGCGCTCGACGCCGAACGCCAGGTCGACTTCCGCCGCCAGAGAGCGCTCAGCCGCTACTACCTCGATGCCGGCGTCGGCGGCCTGGCCGTCGGCGTCCACACCACCCAGTTCGCCATCCGCGACCACCGGCTCTATGAGCCCGTGCTGGGCTGCGCCGCCGAGACCGTGGCGGACTGGGCCCAGCGGCCGGTGCTGATGGTCGCCGGCCTCACCGGCCGCAGCGAACAGGCGGTGGGCGAGGCCCGCTCGGCGGTGCGGCTGGGCTACCACGCCGGGCTGCTCAGCCTGGCCGCCTGGAAGGACGTGCCGGAGCCCGAGATCATCGAGCACTGCAAGAGGGTGGCCGAGGAAATCCCGCTGTTTGGCTTCTACCTGCTGACCGAATGCGGCGGTATTCCCTTGTCGGCCGATTTCTGGCGCCGTTTCGCCGAAATCGACAACGTCATCGCCATCAAGATCGCGCCCTTCGACCGCTACGGCACGCTCGACGTGGTGCGCGGCGTGGTCGAGGCGGGTGCCGAAGATCGCATCGCGCTCTATACCGGCAACGACGACCACATCGTCGCCGATTTGCTCACGCCCTTCACGCTGAAGCGGGGCAACGAATCCGTCACCGTGCGCATCCGCGGCGGTCTGCTGGGCCACTGGGCCTTCTGGACCAAAAGCGCCGTCGAGATGCTGGCCCGCATCCACACCGCGGTCGATAGCGGCGCCATCGATCCCGAGGTTCTGGCCCTGGACGCCATGGTCACCGAGGCCAACGGCGGCATCTACGACGCGCCCCACGAGTTCGCCTCCTGCGTCCCCGGCGTGGCCGAGGTGCTGCGCCGCCAGGGCCTGCTGGAGACCACGCTTTGCCTTAACCCGGACGAGGTGCTGGCGCCCGGCCAGCTCGCGGAAATCGACCGCGTGCTGGCCAGCTACCCTGAGTTGGGCGACGACGCCTTCGTGGCCGCCAACCTGGAACGCTGGCTGGGCGAAGGCGATGAGGTCTTGCGGGCCACCGGCACCGGGGACTGA
- a CDS encoding ABC transporter permease, whose product MEKLSENLRRYVLIVAIHLGVVLVWYLFVVIWEVPEFVMPTPADTLMSLGEDYNWLHNTMITAGEVFGGYLLAVAVGVGLALLFSWSPKVDRLFMPLIVSLNMIPKVALGPLFIVWFSYGLGPNIIITFSICFLPVLITTARGLREVEPDLIDLVRSLRGSRWQIFTKIQLPGSLPYVFSGMKVAVVLAVAGAIVGEFIASEEGLGYLMMQVQVTLDTAAMFMAVLMITLVGVVLYGLVLLLERLFVVQDARVE is encoded by the coding sequence ATGGAAAAGCTCTCCGAAAACCTCCGGCGCTACGTCCTGATCGTCGCCATCCATCTCGGGGTGGTGCTGGTCTGGTACCTCTTCGTGGTGATCTGGGAGGTGCCGGAGTTCGTCATGCCGACGCCGGCCGACACTTTGATGTCGCTGGGCGAAGACTACAACTGGCTGCACAACACCATGATCACCGCCGGCGAGGTCTTCGGCGGCTATCTGCTGGCGGTGGCGGTGGGGGTGGGGCTGGCGCTCTTGTTTTCATGGTCGCCCAAAGTGGACCGGCTGTTCATGCCCTTGATCGTCAGCCTCAACATGATCCCCAAGGTGGCGCTGGGGCCGCTTTTCATCGTCTGGTTCTCCTATGGTCTCGGCCCCAACATCATCATCACCTTTTCCATCTGCTTCCTGCCGGTGCTGATCACCACGGCCCGGGGGCTGAGGGAGGTCGAGCCCGACCTCATCGACCTGGTGCGCTCGCTCAGGGGCTCGCGCTGGCAGATCTTCACCAAGATCCAACTGCCGGGCTCGCTGCCCTATGTCTTCTCGGGCATGAAGGTGGCGGTGGTGCTGGCCGTGGCCGGGGCCATCGTCGGCGAATTCATCGCCTCGGAGGAGGGGCTGGGCTACCTCATGATGCAGGTCCAGGTGACGCTGGATACCGCCGCCATGTTCATGGCGGTGCTGATGATCACCCTGGTGGGCGTCGTGCTCTACGGTCTGGTGCTGCTGCTGGAGCGCCTGTTCGTGGTGCAGGACGCGCGGGTCGAGTAG